One part of the Dyadobacter sp. 676 genome encodes these proteins:
- a CDS encoding SpvB/TcaC N-terminal domain-containing protein, translating to MNNRYSQNSPAFKTFNQIGKLLRVLIIFTGFASTAQNVTYQPLYTGATFDGRAINQSLPVGSISGGGNVASAGATYSIALVIPPGTNGISPTVSINYHSMGGNGVLGQGWDIGGLSKITRTTRNMYFDNETNPGVMTNSDRFVLDGTRLIAKAGSYGEPNTPTGLKLKILQLSPLKAHKGTAPNGLK from the coding sequence ATGAACAACCGTTACAGCCAAAACTCGCCGGCGTTCAAAACATTCAATCAAATTGGCAAACTGCTCCGGGTCCTGATAATCTTTACTGGCTTCGCTTCGACCGCTCAAAACGTCACCTATCAACCTCTATACACGGGGGCCACCTTCGACGGCCGGGCAATTAACCAAAGTCTGCCTGTGGGGAGCATTTCCGGCGGCGGCAATGTTGCGTCGGCAGGTGCGACCTATTCGATAGCACTCGTTATTCCGCCTGGAACCAACGGTATCAGCCCGACCGTCTCGATAAATTACCATTCCATGGGCGGAAATGGGGTCCTGGGCCAGGGCTGGGATATTGGAGGGTTGTCAAAAATCACCCGCACCACGCGGAACATGTATTTTGACAACGAGACAAATCCTGGTGTGATGACCAACAGCGACAGGTTTGTTCTGGATGGCACCAGGCTGATAGCCAAAGCAGGCAGCTACGGAGAACCCAATACCCCTACGGGCCTGAAACTGAAAATTTTGCAACTATCACCTCTAAAAGCACACAAGGGAACGGCCCCGAATGGTTTGAAGTAA
- a CDS encoding dienelactone hydrolase family protein, protein MAQLRKEDIKQEVFDLYDDYAHDRIDRRNFVQSLSAYAVGGVTIASLMSFLMPDYQGAVQVQAGDPRLQSDYVNYDSPKGGKTIKALLSRPVDAEGTLGGIVVVHENRGLNPHIEDIARRAALAGFISIAPDALSPLGGYPGNDDAGRELQSKRDRGEMQEDFIAAYEYLKNHKDCNGKVGVVGFCFGGAIANMMAVRIPDLAASVPFYGGQPATEDVPKIKAPLLLHYAGLDTRVNEGWPAYEKALKENHKEYTAYIYPGVNHGFHNDTTPRYDKAAAELAWKRTIDFFKAKLA, encoded by the coding sequence ATGGCACAGCTCAGAAAAGAAGACATCAAACAGGAAGTATTCGACCTATACGACGACTATGCGCATGACCGTATCGATCGCCGCAATTTTGTGCAGAGTTTGTCCGCTTATGCGGTAGGCGGCGTGACGATAGCTTCACTGATGAGCTTTTTAATGCCCGACTATCAGGGTGCTGTTCAGGTGCAGGCAGGCGACCCGCGTTTGCAATCCGATTATGTCAATTATGATTCGCCGAAAGGCGGAAAGACGATCAAAGCTTTATTGTCCAGGCCGGTGGATGCAGAAGGGACGCTTGGGGGAATTGTGGTCGTCCATGAAAACAGGGGATTGAACCCGCACATCGAGGATATCGCCCGTCGTGCTGCATTGGCAGGCTTTATTTCCATTGCGCCCGACGCGCTTTCGCCATTGGGTGGTTATCCTGGGAATGACGACGCCGGGCGTGAGCTACAAAGCAAGCGCGACCGCGGTGAAATGCAGGAGGACTTCATCGCAGCATATGAATATTTGAAAAACCACAAGGATTGCAATGGCAAAGTCGGTGTGGTAGGTTTCTGTTTTGGTGGGGCTATCGCCAACATGATGGCCGTGCGCATTCCGGATCTGGCAGCCTCGGTGCCGTTTTATGGCGGGCAGCCGGCAACGGAGGATGTTCCGAAAATCAAGGCACCGCTGCTTTTGCATTATGCGGGCCTGGATACGCGCGTGAACGAAGGCTGGCCGGCGTATGAAAAGGCATTGAAGGAAAACCACAAGGAATACACAGCGTACATTTATCCTGGTGTGAACCACGGTTTTCATAACGACACGACTCCCCGTTACGATAAGGCGGCTGCCGAGCTGGCGTGGAAACGTACGATCGATTTCTTTAAGGCGAAATTGGCCTGA
- a CDS encoding YjbH domain-containing protein: MIQFVRGRRGNTLFPFLLALCMGFRVHAQTNISGKPGLIYIPSAQQTSDGAFQFGYHFNPIRYGFRYNRRNSEGIYFANLTVLPRLEINVNLLRINNEKKRGQKGIGDRQLDIKYLLFKETDKRPSVAIILSAPFGIDNSLSTNALVGSKTLRLGNRLYADVTAGFGSPVFIQRDESEKNNYNIFENLEIVKKKDLAYRYLSGPFGGFNLRFDNMAGFMAEWDSQHFNAGLYATLFKRWTIQAGVLNFDQVTFGTSYAVNMLRLPKRVRSYQDPEKAKPAPDAERQKLLNNFENLSIDSTAGKVVYEQRLYRNPYIGMLEIQRALADSAPKELIPMFQGVPIGAYRMGKRISYRIPGKDEIRTSRFLLNKYKLDFWLQPVFAANFGYREKTLQSNTSLLLQTQFYLWKGMALNAGVLFPITNDLDDRPRIIRPAPVFLNQFLAFGKHFVSASAGYFYNDQYGVNVQYRRHDLAGPWSFGLEGGLTGLYYYTRSGIYYENMDNLLLIADVAYRLPQPDVTLKLSGGRYLAGDEGGRLDLIRQFTNVEVGLYVMKTNNGTTAGFNFAVPIPPGKIAQGKKLRFRTTDEFRWEYSYTRGFRIGERYRTGYQLDQKLRQYHTDYLNRQKP; the protein is encoded by the coding sequence ATGATTCAATTTGTTAGAGGCAGAAGGGGAAATACGTTATTTCCCTTTCTGCTTGCTCTTTGTATGGGCTTTCGCGTACACGCACAAACCAATATTTCCGGTAAGCCGGGGCTGATCTACATTCCGTCCGCTCAACAGACCAGCGATGGGGCATTTCAGTTCGGCTACCATTTCAACCCGATCCGGTACGGTTTCAGATACAACCGCCGGAATTCGGAGGGTATCTATTTCGCCAACCTGACGGTACTGCCAAGGCTGGAAATCAACGTTAACCTGCTGCGCATCAACAACGAGAAGAAACGCGGGCAAAAAGGCATCGGCGACCGGCAGCTCGATATCAAGTATCTCCTCTTCAAAGAAACCGACAAACGCCCTTCGGTGGCGATTATCCTTTCGGCTCCGTTCGGGATCGACAACTCACTATCCACCAACGCACTCGTAGGGAGCAAAACGCTTCGCCTGGGGAACCGGCTTTACGCGGACGTTACCGCCGGATTCGGCAGCCCCGTTTTCATACAGCGCGACGAATCCGAAAAAAACAACTATAATATTTTCGAAAACCTTGAAATCGTCAAGAAAAAGGACCTTGCCTACCGCTACTTGTCGGGGCCGTTCGGCGGTTTCAATTTGCGGTTCGATAACATGGCGGGTTTCATGGCGGAATGGGACAGCCAGCATTTTAATGCGGGCCTTTACGCTACACTTTTCAAACGCTGGACCATACAGGCCGGCGTGCTGAACTTCGATCAGGTTACTTTCGGAACATCCTATGCCGTGAATATGCTGCGGCTGCCGAAAAGAGTCCGCAGTTACCAGGATCCCGAAAAGGCCAAACCGGCACCCGATGCCGAACGGCAAAAACTGCTCAACAATTTTGAAAACCTTAGCATTGATTCTACCGCAGGCAAAGTAGTTTACGAACAGCGGCTTTACCGCAATCCCTATATCGGCATGCTCGAAATCCAGCGCGCATTAGCGGACTCGGCCCCAAAAGAGCTCATACCTATGTTCCAGGGCGTTCCCATTGGCGCCTACCGGATGGGCAAACGGATCAGCTATCGCATACCGGGAAAAGATGAAATACGGACATCCCGTTTTTTACTGAATAAATATAAACTGGATTTCTGGCTGCAACCTGTATTCGCGGCCAATTTCGGTTACCGCGAAAAGACATTACAAAGCAATACCAGTCTGTTGCTCCAAACGCAGTTCTACCTCTGGAAAGGGATGGCGCTCAATGCGGGCGTGCTCTTTCCGATCACCAACGACCTCGACGACCGTCCACGAATCATTCGCCCGGCACCGGTTTTCCTGAACCAGTTCCTGGCATTCGGCAAACATTTTGTTAGCGCGTCGGCGGGTTATTTTTACAATGACCAATACGGCGTGAATGTACAATACCGCCGCCACGACCTGGCCGGGCCATGGTCGTTCGGGCTGGAAGGCGGGCTTACAGGCCTGTATTATTATACGAGAAGCGGCATTTATTACGAAAACATGGATAACCTGCTCCTCATCGCCGATGTTGCCTACCGGCTTCCCCAGCCGGATGTGACGCTGAAATTGTCGGGCGGAAGGTATCTTGCCGGCGACGAAGGCGGACGCCTCGATCTGATCCGGCAGTTCACGAATGTGGAAGTGGGTTTATATGTGATGAAAACCAATAACGGCACCACGGCGGGTTTCAATTTTGCAGTGCCTATTCCGCCCGGCAAAATCGCCCAGGGCAAAAAGCTGCGGTTCCGGACTACAGACGAGTTCCGCTGGGAGTACAGCTATACACGTGGTTTCCGGATCGGAGAACGCTACCGCACAGGCTACCAGCTCGACCAGAAACTGCGACAATATCATACCGATTACCTCAACAGACAAAAACCGTAA
- a CDS encoding amidohydrolase/deacetylase family metallohydrolase codes for MNFFKLLRSQCAGIRFPAGVLLVPLLAGASFGQPIDLLIKGGHVIDPGNRIDAIMDVAVTAGKITQVAAGIPVSDAKKVVDAKGLYVAPGFIDMHVHVFNGTSPDAYIANGHTSVAPDGFTFRAGVTTVVDAGSSGWRNFKLFKAQTIDRSQTRVLAFLNIVGAGMASRYEEQDLSDMNPVMVANMIRRLYPNLIVGIKSAHYWGDYSQVQRAVEAGKLADVPVMVDFGEHRPPLSIEKLFREYLRPGDIFTHTYAHGPNDRETVVDEHGKVKPFVLEMQKKGLVFDVGHGGGAFAWRQAIPSVKQGFLANVISTDLHTDSMNGGMKGLDNVISKFLNMGVSLADAILRVTWNPAQVIRRPDLGSLTVGNEADITVFNVRTGDFGFMDTRRLRMKGDKKLEAELTIRAGKVVWDLNGISVPGWESEMQGK; via the coding sequence ATGAACTTTTTCAAACTGCTTCGGTCGCAGTGTGCGGGTATCCGCTTTCCGGCAGGGGTGCTGCTTGTGCCCCTCCTTGCCGGTGCGTCGTTTGGCCAGCCCATCGACCTGCTCATCAAAGGCGGCCATGTCATCGACCCCGGGAACCGCATCGATGCGATCATGGACGTGGCTGTTACCGCCGGGAAGATTACACAGGTAGCCGCCGGTATTCCCGTATCCGATGCCAAAAAAGTGGTTGATGCCAAAGGACTGTACGTCGCACCGGGCTTTATCGACATGCATGTCCATGTTTTCAATGGGACAAGCCCGGACGCTTACATTGCCAACGGGCATACGAGCGTAGCGCCGGATGGTTTCACCTTCCGGGCGGGCGTCACGACGGTTGTCGATGCCGGCTCGTCGGGCTGGCGTAATTTCAAGCTTTTCAAAGCGCAAACGATCGATCGCTCCCAGACGCGCGTACTGGCTTTCCTGAATATCGTAGGTGCCGGGATGGCCAGCCGCTATGAAGAGCAGGATCTGAGCGACATGAACCCGGTAATGGTGGCGAATATGATCAGGCGCCTGTACCCGAATCTGATCGTCGGCATCAAATCAGCCCATTACTGGGGTGATTATAGCCAGGTACAGCGTGCTGTCGAAGCGGGGAAGCTGGCGGATGTGCCGGTTATGGTCGATTTTGGCGAGCACCGGCCGCCGTTGTCGATCGAGAAGCTTTTCAGGGAATACCTCAGGCCGGGCGATATTTTCACGCATACTTACGCCCACGGGCCCAACGACCGCGAGACGGTGGTGGACGAGCACGGTAAAGTGAAGCCTTTCGTGCTCGAAATGCAAAAGAAAGGGCTGGTGTTCGATGTCGGCCATGGCGGTGGCGCGTTTGCATGGAGACAGGCCATCCCGTCCGTCAAACAAGGTTTTCTTGCGAATGTCATCAGTACTGACTTGCATACCGACAGTATGAACGGAGGCATGAAAGGCCTCGACAATGTGATTTCGAAATTCCTGAATATGGGAGTTTCGCTTGCCGACGCCATTCTGCGCGTGACGTGGAACCCCGCGCAGGTAATCAGGCGTCCCGACCTGGGGAGCCTCACGGTAGGTAACGAGGCAGATATCACGGTTTTCAACGTTCGGACGGGCGACTTCGGTTTTATGGACACCCGGAGACTGAGGATGAAAGGGGACAAGAAACTGGAAGCCGAGCTTACGATCCGTGCAGGCAAAGTGGTGTGGGACCTGAACGGCATCAGCGTTCCGGGTTGGGAATCTGAAATGCAGGGCAAATAG